The Pseudosulfitobacter pseudonitzschiae genome includes a region encoding these proteins:
- the rplO gene encoding 50S ribosomal protein L15, whose translation MKLNELRDNEGATKKRKRVGRGPGSGTGKMGGRGIKGQKSRSGVAINGYEGGQMPLYQRLPKRGFTKPNRKSYAVVNLGLIQKFIDAKKIDGSATITEDVLISSGLVRRKLDGIRVLAKGEVTSKLDLQVTGASKSAIEAVEKAGGALTVTTTAAAE comes from the coding sequence ATGAAACTGAATGAACTGCGCGACAACGAAGGCGCCACCAAGAAACGCAAGCGCGTTGGTCGTGGCCCCGGGTCCGGCACCGGTAAGATGGGTGGCCGTGGTATCAAAGGTCAGAAATCCCGTTCGGGTGTGGCGATCAACGGCTACGAGGGTGGCCAGATGCCGCTCTATCAACGTCTGCCTAAGCGCGGCTTTACCAAACCGAACCGCAAATCTTATGCCGTTGTGAACCTGGGCTTGATCCAGAAATTTATCGACGCCAAGAAAATCGACGGCTCTGCCACGATCACCGAAGACGTATTGATTTCGTCGGGTCTGGTGCGTCGTAAGCTGGACGGCATCCGCGTTCTGGCAAAGGGCGAAGTGACGTCCAAGCTGGATCTGCAAGTGACCGGCGCGTCCAAATCGGCGATCGAAGCGGTGGAAAAAGCTGGCGGTGCGCTGACAGTCACAACCACGGCAGCGGCTGAGTAA